A DNA window from Comamonas fluminis contains the following coding sequences:
- the kdpF gene encoding K(+)-transporting ATPase subunit F, whose amino-acid sequence MHITWIETLAAITAAGLFAYLGYALLRPEKF is encoded by the coding sequence ATGCACATCACATGGATTGAGACCCTGGCCGCCATCACGGCGGCAGGGCTGTTTGCCTATCTGGGCTATGCGCTGCTGCGCCCCGAGAAGTTTTGA